The DNA region GTAGCCCATGACAACGCATTACCTTGACGATCTGTAATGGTGACAATTGTGTTGTTGAAAGACGCATGGATATGAGCCATGCCATCTGCAACCTGTTTACGTACGCGCTTACGCGGAGAACGTGACGGAACTTTAGCCATTTTGGTTTACCTTCCCGTTACTTTCTGATTGGCTTACGTGGACCTTTACGCGTGCGCGCATTGGTCTTAGTACGTTGCCCACGAAGGGGCAGGCTACGACGATGGCGGAGACCACGATAACAACCAAGATCCATAAGACGCTTGATGTTCATTGAAATCTCACGACGCAAGTCACCTTCTACGGTGTATTTGGCGACTTCTTCGCGTAGGATATCTATTTGAGCTTCGCTCAATTCCTTGATCTTAGCATCTTCAGCAATTGAAGTAGATGCGCAGATTGCTCTAGCGCGTGTACGTCCAATACCAAAAATAGCAGTCAAAGCAATGACTGTATGCTTTTGATCAGGAATGTTAATGCCAGCGATACGGGCCACTATGCACTCCTTAAAGTTAAAGGCTATCTGCGAAAAGCCCGAAAGGATACTCGACAGACAACAAATTTGCAAACAATATTTTGGTCAGCCCATTATTGAGCTGACCAAACTTCTTTCTAGCCTTGACGCTGTTTGTGTTTAGGTTCAATACAAATAACACGAACAACACCACTACGCTTGACGATCTTGCAATTACGGCAGATCTTCTTAACGGAAGCTCGAACTTTCATTTCATCACTCCGTAAAACAAATCTTATTTACCAAAACGATCTAAATTCGCTTTGTTAACAAGATTGGCTTTCTTCATCACAGACTCATACTGATGAGACATCATATGGGTCTGAACCTGAGCCATGAAGTCCATGATTACGACTACTATAATAAGTAGTGAAGTACCGCCAAAATAGAACTGTACTTTCCACGCAATTAACATGAACTCCGGAATTAAGCAGATAAAGGTAATGTACAACGCACCCGCTAAGGTTAAACGTGTCATGACTTTATCAATGTAACGCGAAGTCTGTTCTCCGGGACGGATCCCAGGAATGAATGCACCACTCTTTTTCAAGTTGTCTGCTGTTTCGCGAGGGTTAAATACCAACGCAGTATAGAAGAAACAGAAAAAGATAATTGCTGTCGCGTACAATAATGAATACAGCGGTTGTCCTGGAGACACAGCTAAAGCGAAATCGCTTAACCATGACATAGACTCATTTTGACCAAACCACTGAGCCAGTGTGCCTGGGAACAAAATTATGCTGGATGCAAAAATTGGTGGAATCACACCTGCCATATTAATTTTTAGAGGTAAATGGGTGCTTTGCGCTGCAAAAACCTTACGGCCTTGTTGGCGCTTAGCGTAGTTAACGACGATACGACGTTGACCACGTTCCACAAATACCACTAAATAAGTTACGGCAAATACGATAACTGCGAGCAACAGTAGTACTAATACATTCATGTCACCTTGGCGCGCCTGCTCGGCTGTTGAGCCGATGGCCGATGGTAAACCAGCAACAATACCTGCGAAAATCAAAATCGAGATACCATTACCAATACCACGTTCGGTAATTTGTTCACCTAGCCACATAAGGAACATAGTTCCTGTCACTAAGCTCACAACTGCAACGAAGTAGAAACCAAATCCTGGATTGGCCACAAGGCCAGGCATAAGATTTGGTAAACCGGTTGCAATACCGACAGATTGAAGCGTCCCCAACACGAGTGTACCATATCTAGTGTATTGACTGATTTTCTTACGTCCTGATTCGCCTTCCTTTTTCAATTCAGCGAGTGCAGGATGCACAACAGTCAATAACTGCATTATGATCGATGCCGAAATATACGGCATGATACCTAATGCGAAGATAGAAGCACGCTCTAAGGCACCACCCGAGAACATGTTAAACATGCCAAGGATGGTATCTTTTTGCTGGGCAAACAAATCTGCCAATACAGCTGCGTCAATACCAGGAATTGGCACAAACGAACCGGCTCTAAAGACGATAATCGCACCAATCACGAACAGAAGGCGTGTTTTCAATTCTGATAAACCGCCTTTCGCGCTTTTTAAATCAAGTCCTGGTTTTGCCATCGACGTATTATTCCTCGATCTTGCCACCGGCAGCTTCAATAGCTGCACGAGCACCTTTGGTTACCTTGAGACCTTTTACAGTCACTGGGCGGTCAATGGTACCTGAAAGAACGATTTTCGCAAACTGGATGTTGCGAGTAATAACGTTCGCATCTCTCAGTGCATTCAAATCGACAACATCACCGTTAACTTTTGCTAGTTCGAGTAAACGAACTTCAGCTGTTACCAAAGCGCGACGCGAGGTAAAGCCAAACTTAGGTAGACGGATCTTAAGTGGCATTTGACCACCTTCGAAACCGACGCGAACGCCGCCGCCTGAACGAGACTTCTGACCTTTATGGCCACGACCCGCTGTCTTACCTAAACCTGAACCAATACCACGGCCTACACGCTTAGGAGCAGATTTAGAACCTGCTGCTGGAGATAGAGTATTTAGACGCATTATCTTATTCCTCCACCGAAACCATGTAGTACACTTTATTAATCATACCGCGAACTGAAGGTGTATCTTCAACTTCAACAGTGTGACCAATGCGGCGTAAGCCTAAACCGGTTAAGGTTGCACGGTGTTTTGGTAAACGACCAATGCTGCTTTTAGTCTGTGTGACTTTTAAAGTTTTAGTAGCCATGGTGCATTACCCCCGAATTTCGTCAACATTCAGGCCACGTTTTGCTGCGATTTGAGCTGGTGACTTCATGTGCACCAACGCATCGACAGTTGCGCGAACGATGTTGATCGGGTTAGTAGAACCGTATGCTTTTGACAGAACGTTATGAACGCCTGCTACTTCCAATACGGCACGCATTGCGCCACCGGCAATAATACCGGTACCCTCTGATGCTGGTTGCATATAAACTTTAGAACCAGTATGGCGACCTTTAACTGGGTGATGCAAAGTACCTGCATTCAACTCCACGGTTACCATATTACGACGGGCTTTTTCCATTGCTTTTTGAATAGCAGCTGGAACTTCACGCGCTTTACCATAGCCATAGCCGATCTTACCATTACCGTCACCCACTACTGTTAGTGCTGTGAAGCTAAAGATACGACCGCCCTTAACTACTTTAGAAACACGATTAACTGCAATTAATTTCTCTTGCAGATCGTCTTTTTGCTGAGCTTCTAATTTAGCCATTTTTATAACCCCTTAGAACTTCAGGCCAGCTTCACGAGCGGCATCTGCTAATGCAGCAACACGACCATGATACTTGAATCCAGAACGGTCGAACGCAACTGTTGCTACGCCCTTCTCGATCGCACGCTCAGCAACAATTTTACCTACTGCTTTAGCCGCGTCAACGTTACCGGTACTCTTTAGTAGTTCTTTAACCGCTTTTTCAACGGTTGAAGCAACTGCCAACACCTGAGCTTCAGGATTGATTACCTGAGCATAAATGTGACGCGGTGTACGATGTACAACCAGACGATTCACGCCCAGCTCTTGGATCTTCTTACGTGCACGTAACGCGCGACGTAAGCGAGATGTTTTCTTATCCATATCGCGTTACCTACTTCTTCTTAGCCTCTTTACGGCGTACTACTTCGTCGTCATAGCGAACACCCTTGCCTTTATAAGGCTCTGGTGGACGATATCCGCGAATTTCAGCAGCAACCTGGCCAACAACTTGTTTATCAACGCCCGAAAGCACGATTTCAGTTTGGCTAGGACACTCTGCAGTAACGCCTGCGGGCAGTTTGTGTACTAATGGATGTGAGAAACCCAACGTTAAATCTAAGTCACTACCAGCAATTTTTGCACGGTAACCTACACCAACTAATTTAAGTTTTTTCACAAAACCTTGAGATACACCAACAACCATGTTGTTTACTAATGCACGTGCAGTACCAGCCTGTGCCCAAGCGTTAGCAACGCCTTCGACAGGAAGAAACTTAACTTGCGCATCTTCAATAACAACATTTACCGCATTGTTGATTACTCGAGTCAGACTTCCCTTACTGCCTTTCACAGTAAGAGTCTGTTCGTTTAAAGTCACCTCTACGCCAGCAGGAACAGTGACTGGTGCTTTTGCAACACGAGACATTTATAGCTCCTTACGCTACGTAGCAGATAACCTCGCCACCCGAGCCATTTTGGCGGGCAGCACGATCAGTCATCAAGCCTTTAGAAGTGGACACAATTGCGATACCCAACCCGCCCATCACCTTTGGAAGTTCGTCTTTACCTTTGTAAATACGAAGACCAGGGCGACTTACACGCTGGATAGTCTCAACGACTGGTTTGCCTTGAAAATACTTTAACGTAATTTCTAATTCAGGCTTAGCTTCATCTGCTACGGCGTAGTCGGTAATGAAACCTTCATCTTTAAGTAATTTCGCTATTGCTACTTTTAACTTAGCTGAAGGCATCTTTACAGATACGTGGTTAGCAGCTTGGCCGTTACGAATACGGGTTAACATATCCGCAATAGGATCTTGCATGCTCATATTAGCTTACTCCGTGACAAGTGCTTACCAGCTGGCCTTACGCAGACCAGGAACTTCACCACGCATGGTAGCTTCACGTAATTTAATACGGCTTAAGCCGAATTTACGTAGAAAACCATGTGGGCGACCAGTTTGATTACAGCGGTTGCGTTGACGCGCAGCGCTAGAATCACGTGGTAGAGCTTGTAACTTAAGTACAGCTTCCCAGCGATCTTCTTCCGAAGTTGCAGGACTGCTGATAATAGCCTTAAGTGCTAAACGCTTTTCAGCATATTTAGCTACGAGCTGTGCACGCTTTGCTTCACGTGCTTTCATAGATGTTTTTGCCATTATGCTACCCTTATTTCTTGAATGGGAAGTTAAAAGCGTCTAACAAAGCACGACCTTCTTCATCATTCTTCGCAGTAGTAGTGATAACAATATCCATACCACGAATTTTATCGATTTTATCATAATCGATTTCTGGGAAGATGATCTGCTCACGCACGCCCATTGCGTAATTACCACGGCCGTCAAACGCTTTAGCGCTTAAGCCACGAAAATCACGAATACGTGGTATTGCAATGTCAACTAAACGCTCTAAAAATTCCCACATACGCTCACCGCGTAGGGTCACTTTACAGCCAATAGGGTAGCCTTCACGGATTTTAAAACCAGCAACTGATTTACGAGCAACAGTTACAATTGGCTTCTGGCCAGCGATTGCAGTCATGTCACGGAGCGCATGCTCCATAACTTTCTTATCTGCAACAGCTTCGCCCACACCCATGTTTAGGGTGATTTTTTCAATCCGAGGGACTTGCATGACACTGCTATAACCGAACTTTTTAGCTAGTTCAGCGATTACAGTCTCTTGATATTTATCATGCAGTTTCGCCATCGTTTACTCCAAATTACTTAACGAGTTCGCTGTTCGATTTAAAGAAACGGACTTTTTTTCCGTCTTCAAATCGGAAACCAACACGATCTGCCTTGCCTGTGGCTTGGTTAAAGATCGCAACGTTTGATGTTTGTATCGGTGCTTCTTTCTCGATAACGCCGCCAGTCACGCCCAATTGAGGGTTTGGTTTCTGGTGCTTTTTAACAAGGTTTAGGCCTTCAACAATTAACTTACCAGTAGGTAGAACTTGAGAAACCTTACCGCGGCTACCCTTGTCTTTACCTGCTAATATAATTACTTCGTCTTCACGACGGATTTTAGCTGCCATTTGAAGCTCCTTACAGTACTTCTGGTGCCAGCGAGACAATTTTCATGAATTTATCATTACGCAATTCACGTGTCACTGGGCCAAAGATACGAGTACCAATCGGTGCAAGGTTTGCGTTAAGCAAAACCGCAGCATTCCGATCGAAGCGAATGACAGAACCGTCTGGACGACGTACGCCTTTCTTAGTACGGACTACCACCGCGTTATATACATCACCTTTCTTCGCTTTAGCGCGAGGAATTGCTTCTTTAACAGAAACTTTGATGATGTCGCCGATACCGGCATAACGACGATGAGAGCCACCCAAGACCTTAATACACTGAACTCTGCGTGCGCCGCTGTTACATGCGACGTCTAGAGTCGATTGCATTTGGATCATTTCAAGTGCTCCGCTATCGTTACTACACAATCCCACTATGGGACTATATTTGAACCAAATTTAAGTAATACTTTACCTAAAATTGGCGCGCAAGTATAACACCACATATTTAGAATGCATAGCAAAAAAAACAAACGGCCCCAATTACTGGAGCCGTTTACGTTAACCTAATAAAAATTAGGCTTTTGTCACTACTTCAGCTAGTGTCCAAGACTTAGTCTTAGATAGAGGACGACACTGGCTAATAGCCACATAATCCCCTTCATTACACTGATTAGTTTCGTCATGTGCATGGATCTTAGTTGTACGCTTAATGTACTTCCCATAAATAGGATGTTTCACTTGGCGCTCAATAGCAACAGTAATAGACTTGTCCATTTTATTGCTAATCACTTTACCTTGCAAAGTACGGGCTTTATCAGACATTAGGCACCTGCCTTAGAAGTAATAATGGTCTTAACACGTGCAATGTTACGACGCACTAGTTTCAATTGATGTGTTTGGCTCAACTGACCAGTAGCGTGTTGCATACGCAAGTTAAACTGCTCACGCAGCAGACCAAGTAATTCAGCGTTAAGATCTTCAACGCTCTTTTCTCTTAGTTCGCTCGCTTTCATTACATCACCGTCTTAGTTACGAAGGTAGTCTTCAGAGGTAGCTTGGCAGCTGCCAAAGCAAAGGCTTCACGAGCCAACGCTTCAGGAACACCACCCATCTCATAAAGAACCTTACCAGGTTGAATCTGACATACCCAGTATTCAACGTTACCTTTACCTTTACCCATACGCACTTCAAGAGGCTTAGAGGTAATTGGCTTGTCAGGGAAAACTCGAATCCAAATTTGTCCTTGACGTTTAACATGACGTGTCATGGCACGACGTGCAGATTCGATTTGACGAGCAGTTAAACGGCCACGGCCGACTGCTTTCAAACCGAAAGTACCAAAGCTAACTTCAGTACCGTTCGCTAGACCACGGTTGCGGCCCTTGAACATCTTGCGAAACTTCATACGTTTAGGTTGCAGCATAAAAGTTTCTCCTATTTACCACGAGGCTTACGCTTAGGTTGCTGCTTAGGCTCTTCAATAGCAGGTACTAAACCGTCTAGAACTTCGCCTTTGAAGATCCAAACTTTAATACCAATCACACCATATTGAGTGTGACTTTCTGCAGTTGAATAGTCGATATCAGCACGCAAAGTATGCAAAGGTACACGACCTTCACGATACCATTCTGCACGTGCGATTTCTGCGCCACCTAAACGGCCGCTGACTTGAACTTTGATACCTTGAGCACCAATTCGCATTGCGTTTTGAACTGCGCGCTTCATAGCACGACGGAACATAACACGGCGCTCTAATTGCTGAGCAATAGAGTCAGCGACGAGCTTAGCGTCTAATTCAGGTTTACGGATCTCAGCGATGTTGATTTGAGCAGTAGTGCCAGTGATTTTAGACACATATGCACGTAATACTTCAACGTCTTCACCTTTCTTACCAATCACAATACCTGGACGGGCAGTGTGAATAGTAACGCGGATGCTTTTCGCTGGGCGTTCAATGACAATCTTAGATACTGATGCGGCTTTTAACTTTTCAGTTAAATATTGACGCACTTCCCAGTCGCTGTTCAGATTATTTGCATAGTCTGACTTATCTGCGTACCAGGTAGAGATCCAAGGCTTAGTGATACCCAGACGGATACCATTAGGATGTACTTTCTGTCCCATTGCTCTCTTCTCCTAGCGATCTGCTACAACCACAGTAATGTGGCTGGTACGCTTCATGATACGATCAGCGCGGCCTTTAGCACGTGGCATGATACGCTTCATTGTTGGGCCTTCATCTACGAAGACGGCTCCAACTTTAAGCTCATCAATGTCAGCACCTTCGTTGTGTTCGGCGTTTGCGATAGCTGAGTCAAGTACTTTTTTAACTAGTACGGCGGCTTTCTTGGGGCTGAATGTCAAAATCTCGAGTGCCTTAGAAACAGGCAACCCACGAATTTGATCAGCAACTAGACGGGCCTTCTGCGCAGACGTACGAGCAAAACGATGTTTAGCTAAAACTTCCATCTTATTCCTCCCGTATTAACGCTTCTTCGCTTTCTTATCTGCAGCATGGCCGCGATAAGTGCGAGTTGGTGAAAATTCACCAAGCTTATGACCGATCATTTCGTCAGTTACGAACACAGGTACGTGCTGACGACCATTATGGACAGCGATGGTCAACCCAATCATATTAGGGATGATCATTGAGCGACGAGACCAAGTCTTAATAGGCTTTTTGTCTCCCGCTTCCATCGCTTTCTCTACCTTCTTCAGCAAGTGCAGGTCAATGAAGGGACCTTTCTTGAGAGAACGTGGCATGGCGAATCCTCTTACTATTTATTACGACGACGTACGATGTACTTGTCAGTGCGCTTGTTGCTACGAGTTTTATAACCCTTAGTCGGCACACCCCATGGACTCACTGGATGACGTCCACCAGAAGTACGGCCTTCACCACCACCATGTGGATGGTCTACTGGGTTCATTGCAACACCACGAACTGTAGGGCGTACGCCTCTCCAGCGCTTAGCACCTGCTTTGCCTAACTGGCGTAGCATATGCTCGGCGTTACCAACTTCACCAAATGTCGCGCGGCAATCTACTGGAACTTTACGCATTTCGCCAGAGCGAAGACGTAGAGTTGCATAAGCACCATCACGAGCAACAACTTGTACATAAGCACCAGCTGAACGTGCGATCTGAGCGCCTTTACCAGGCTTCATCTCAACAGCGTGTACAACACTACCTACTGGAATGTTGCGTAACGGCATAGCGTTACCAGTCTTGATTTCTGCATCCAAGCCAGATTGGATTGGGTCGCCAGCTTTCATGCCTTTTGCAGCAAGAATGTAACGACGTTCACCATCGGCATACAGTACTAACGCAATGTGCGCTGTACGGTTTGGATCATATTCAAGACGTTCAACTTTCGCAGGGATACCATCTTTGTTGCGTTTAAAGTCAACAATACGATAGTGCTGCTTATGTCCACCACCAATGTGGCGTACAGTGATACGGCCAGTATTATTACGGCCACCACTTTTAGATTTTTTCGCCAACAGGCCAGCAAAAGGTTTACCCTTATGCAGGTCCGTATTCACCACTTTAACTACGTGGCGACGACCTGGAGAGGTTGGCTTACACTTAATAACTGCCATGATAATTCTCCTTTGCTTATTCAGCGCCGCCGACGAAATCAATATCAGCACCAGCCGCTAAAGTAACATAAGCTTTTTTCCAATCGCTACGACGACCTACACGGCCACCGGTACGTTTGGTTTTGCCTTTGTTAACTAAAGTGCGAACTGAATCGACTTCAACTTCAAATAGCTTCGCTACTGCAGCTTTAATCTCTGCTTTAGTCGCATCGATAGCTACGCGGAAAACTACAGTGTTGTTTTTCTCAGCAACCACAGTACTCTTTTCAGAGATATGTGGAGCAAGAATCACTTTTAGCAAACGTTCTTCGCGGATCATGCTAGCATCTCCTCGATTTGCTTCACTGCATCAGCAGTAACAAGAACAGTGTTGAATGCAATTAGACTTACTGGGTCAAGACCCGCTACGTCACGTACATCAACCTTGTATAAGTTGCGAGCTGCTAAGAATAAATTCTCATCAACTTCTGCAGTAACAATTAGAACGTCTTCTAGTTGCATTTCTTTCAATTTAGCTTTTCAGCTCTTTAGTTTTTAGGAGCTTCAACACCAAAAGATTCGACGACAACTAAACGTTCTTGACGTACCAATTCAGAAAGAATGCTCTTAAGAGCACCACGGTACATCTTCTTGTTAACTTTTTGGCTGTGATCTTGTGGTTTAGCAGCGAATGTTACGCCACCGCCACGCCAGATCGGGCCTTTAACACTACCGGCACGAGCACGGCCTGTGCCTTTTTGGCGCCAAGGCTTTTTGCCTGAGCCAATTACTTCCGCGCGCGTCTTTTGGGCACGAGTGCCTTGACGTGCGTTTGCAGCGTAAGCTACAACTACCTGATGAACCAATGCCTCGTTAAAGTCACGGCCGAAGGTAGTTTCGGAAACTTCAAGAGCGCTCTGCGCGTCTTTCAATACCAATTCCATTACTATCTCCTCAGACCTTAAGCTTTAACTGCTGGCTTGATAATCAAGTCACCATTGGTAGCGCCTGGAACAGCGCCGCGTACTAATAACAAGTTACGCTCTGCATCAACACGTACAACGTGTAGATTTTGAGTTGTTACTTGTACAGCACCCATATGGCCTGACATCTTCTTGCCTTTGAATACACGACCAGGCGTTTGGTTCTGACCGATAGAACCATTCGAACGGTGTGACAAAGAGTTACCATGAGTCATATCTTGAGTACGGAAATTCCAACGCTTAACACCGCCTTGGAAGCCCTTACCTTTTGATTGACCGGTAACGTCTACTTTCACAGTTTCTGCGAAAATATCAACATTAAGTTCGGCACCAACTACAATGCCTTCGCCTTCGCCATCTGCTAAACGCATTTCCCACAAACCACGACCAGCTTCTACGCCGCCCTTGGCAAAGTGACCTGCTTCAGCTTTAGTGATGCGATTGGCTTTTTTGGTACCAGTAGTCACTTGAAGTGCACGGTAACCGTCAGTTTCTAAAGTTTTCACTTGAGTAACACGGTTGCCAGCAACTTCAATTACTGTTACTGGGATTGACACACCATCTTCAGTGAAGATGCGGGTCATACCCACTTTACGACCGATAAGACCGATAGCCATCTCTCAAACCTCTTCTAAGGATCTCAATTAACCTAAGCTAATCTGAACGTCGACACCAGCCGCAAGATCTAAACGCATTAATGCGTCTACTGTCTTTTCTGTTGGCTCTACGATGTCAACTAAACGCTTGTGGGTACGAATTTCGTACTGGTCACGTGCATCTTTATTAACGTGCGGAGAGATCAAAATGGTAAAACGCTCTTTGCGAGTTGGTAGTGGAATAGGACCACGTACCTGCGCGCCAGTACGCTTAGCAGTTTCAACGATTTCCGCTGTAGACTGATCAATCAAACGATGATCAAAGCCTTTCAAGCGGATACGGATTCTTTGGTTCTGCATTGACCAGAGCTCCTAAAATGGACATATAAAAAATCACCCTCTAGCATCTTCCTTATAGGAACGCAGAGCGAGATGATTTAACCGTTCGACTCCCAATCGGAGTCGCTATGTAAATGAGTAACCTAACAGGCTAAACATTATAATTTACGCTGCACTAGTCAGCGAGAGGGCAATTATACAGATCTTCTTTCGTAGATCAAGCCTATTGTGTAAATAGTCTTGATAAAGTCTTTCTACAATCAATTGCTGTTTATTTCTCAGCATGCAGATGTTCATTCCTGTATAGATTGTCAGTTTTCAGACAATAAAAAAGGAAGCCTAGGCTTCCTTTTTTAGTGTTCACTAAACTCGCTATTACGCGATAATTTTAGCTACAACACCTGCACCAACTGTACGGCCACCTTCACGGATAGCGAAACGTAAACCGTCGTCCATCGCGATTGGGTAAATCAGAGTAACGACCATCTTGATGTTATCACCAGGCATAACCATTTCTACACCTTCTGGTAACTCAATTGTGCCTGTTACGTCTGTTGTACGGAAGAAGAATTGTGGACGGTAGCCTTTGAAGAATGGAGTATGACGTCCGCCTTCTTCTTTTGACAACACGTAAACTTCTGATTCGAAAGTTGTGTGTGGGTTAATTGAACCAGGCTTAGCTAGTACTTGGCCACGTTCAACATCATCACGCTTAGTACCACGTAATAACACACCACAGTTTTCGCCAGCACGACCTTCGTCAAGTAGCTTGCGGAACATTTCTACACCAGTACAAGTTGTTTTAGTTGTTGGACGAACACCAACAATTTCAACTTCGTCTGATACGCGAACGATACCACGTTCAACACGACCTGTTACCACTGTACCACGACCTGAAATTGAGAATACATCTTCAATTGGAAGTAGGAATGGCTTATCGATGTCACGCTCTGGCTCAGGAATATAAGTATCTAGTGCTTCTGCAAGCTCTAGAATTTTAGCTTCCCACTCTGGCTGGCCTTCTAGGGCTTTAAGAGCTGAACCTTGAATTACTGGTAAATCATCACCTGGGAAGTCGTATTCTGAAAGAAGCTCGCGCACTTCCATTTCTACTAATTCTAGTAATTCTTCGTCATCTACCATGTCACACTTGTTCATGAATACGATGATGAAAGGTACACCTACTTGACGTGAAAGCAAGATGTGCTCACGTGTCTGTGGCATTGGGCCGTCTGTTGCAGCAACTACTAAGATTGCGCCGTCCATCTGTGCAGCACCAGTA from Shewanella polaris includes:
- the tuf gene encoding elongation factor Tu; the protein is MAKAKFERNKPHVNVGTIGHVDHGKTTLTAAISAVLSKTYGGEARNFAQIDNAPEERERGITINTSHIEYDTPIRHYAHVDCPGHADYVKNMITGAAQMDGAILVVAATDGPMPQTREHILLSRQVGVPFIIVFMNKCDMVDDEELLELVEMEVRELLSEYDFPGDDLPVIQGSALKALEGQPEWEAKILELAEALDTYIPEPERDIDKPFLLPIEDVFSISGRGTVVTGRVERGIVRVSDEVEIVGVRPTTKTTCTGVEMFRKLLDEGRAGENCGVLLRGTKRDDVERGQVLAKPGSINPHTTFESEVYVLSKEEGGRHTPFFKGYRPQFFFRTTDVTGTIELPEGVEMVMPGDNIKMVVTLIYPIAMDDGLRFAIREGGRTVGAGVVAKIIA
- the rplW gene encoding 50S ribosomal protein L23 — its product is MIREERLLKVILAPHISEKSTVVAEKNNTVVFRVAIDATKAEIKAAVAKLFEVEVDSVRTLVNKGKTKRTGGRVGRRSDWKKAYVTLAAGADIDFVGGAE
- the rplC gene encoding 50S ribosomal protein L3, with the translated sequence MAIGLIGRKVGMTRIFTEDGVSIPVTVIEVAGNRVTQVKTLETDGYRALQVTTGTKKANRITKAEAGHFAKGGVEAGRGLWEMRLADGEGEGIVVGAELNVDIFAETVKVDVTGQSKGKGFQGGVKRWNFRTQDMTHGNSLSHRSNGSIGQNQTPGRVFKGKKMSGHMGAVQVTTQNLHVVRVDAERNLLLVRGAVPGATNGDLIIKPAVKA
- the rpsS gene encoding 30S ribosomal protein S19, which produces MPRSLKKGPFIDLHLLKKVEKAMEAGDKKPIKTWSRRSMIIPNMIGLTIAVHNGRQHVPVFVTDEMIGHKLGEFSPTRTYRGHAADKKAKKR
- the rplV gene encoding 50S ribosomal protein L22; amino-acid sequence: MEVLAKHRFARTSAQKARLVADQIRGLPVSKALEILTFSPKKAAVLVKKVLDSAIANAEHNEGADIDELKVGAVFVDEGPTMKRIMPRAKGRADRIMKRTSHITVVVADR
- the rpsJ gene encoding 30S ribosomal protein S10, yielding MQNQRIRIRLKGFDHRLIDQSTAEIVETAKRTGAQVRGPIPLPTRKERFTILISPHVNKDARDQYEIRTHKRLVDIVEPTEKTVDALMRLDLAAGVDVQISLG
- the rplB gene encoding 50S ribosomal protein L2 — its product is MAVIKCKPTSPGRRHVVKVVNTDLHKGKPFAGLLAKKSKSGGRNNTGRITVRHIGGGHKQHYRIVDFKRNKDGIPAKVERLEYDPNRTAHIALVLYADGERRYILAAKGMKAGDPIQSGLDAEIKTGNAMPLRNIPVGSVVHAVEMKPGKGAQIARSAGAYVQVVARDGAYATLRLRSGEMRKVPVDCRATFGEVGNAEHMLRQLGKAGAKRWRGVRPTVRGVAMNPVDHPHGGGEGRTSGGRHPVSPWGVPTKGYKTRSNKRTDKYIVRRRNK